A single genomic interval of Ramlibacter sp. harbors:
- a CDS encoding thiamine pyrophosphate-binding protein, translated as MSQIAGHLLVECLIAQGVTHVFGVPGESYLAALDGFHAHAGRIRFVINRQEGGAAFMAEAHGKLTGRPGVCFVTRGPGATNASIGVHTAFQDSTPMVLFVGDVASDQRDREAFQEVDYGAFFGPSTRGMAKRVERVDDPARLPEYVARAFATAMNGRPGPVVLVLPEDMLTQAVEVKALPRVEAVEAWSDPGSLRQLREMLLQSRQPFVIAGGGGWTPQAAQALQRFAENWKLPVGNAFRFQDTFDNFHPLYAGDVGIGLNPRLAARIRESDLIIAIGPRLGEMTTSGYTLLTPPRARQKLVHIHASAEELNRVYQADLAINATMNAAARSLEVLTAPPALPWEAWTEAAHADYEANLVPQALPGEIDMPAIVASLQKHLPADAVLTNGAGNFASWIHRFFRHHGLAKGFKTQLAPTVGAMGYGVPAGIAANLATGRTAFTIAGDGDFLMNGQELATAVQHGGKSIIVLLNNGMYGTIRMHQEREYPQHVSGSQLSNPDFAALARAYGYAGVRISRTAEFEPELLAALARDGGTLIEVTLDPEVITTRGTLSAITQAALRKK; from the coding sequence ATGTCTCAAATTGCAGGGCACCTGCTGGTTGAATGCCTGATTGCCCAAGGCGTGACCCATGTGTTTGGCGTGCCAGGCGAGAGCTATCTTGCCGCACTTGATGGCTTTCATGCCCATGCGGGCCGCATCCGTTTCGTCATCAACCGGCAAGAGGGCGGTGCGGCCTTCATGGCGGAAGCCCATGGCAAGCTGACGGGCCGCCCCGGCGTGTGCTTCGTCACACGCGGCCCCGGCGCCACCAACGCCTCGATCGGCGTTCACACCGCCTTCCAGGACTCCACCCCCATGGTGCTGTTCGTGGGCGACGTGGCGAGCGACCAGCGCGACCGCGAAGCCTTCCAGGAGGTGGACTATGGCGCTTTCTTTGGCCCTTCCACCCGCGGCATGGCCAAGCGCGTGGAGCGCGTTGACGATCCAGCCCGGTTGCCCGAGTACGTGGCGCGCGCCTTTGCCACGGCCATGAACGGCCGGCCGGGCCCGGTGGTGCTGGTGCTGCCGGAAGACATGCTCACCCAGGCGGTCGAGGTGAAGGCGTTGCCGCGCGTGGAGGCGGTGGAAGCCTGGAGCGACCCGGGCTCGCTGCGGCAACTGCGCGAGATGCTGCTGCAGTCGCGCCAGCCGTTTGTGATTGCCGGTGGCGGCGGCTGGACGCCCCAAGCCGCGCAGGCCCTGCAGCGCTTCGCCGAGAACTGGAAACTGCCCGTGGGCAATGCCTTCCGGTTCCAGGACACCTTTGACAACTTCCATCCGCTGTACGCGGGCGATGTGGGCATCGGGCTGAACCCCAGGCTTGCCGCGCGCATCAGGGAAAGCGACCTGATCATCGCGATCGGCCCGCGGCTGGGCGAGATGACGACCAGCGGGTACACGCTGCTGACGCCGCCGCGCGCGCGGCAAAAGCTCGTGCACATCCACGCCAGCGCCGAGGAACTCAACCGCGTCTACCAGGCGGACCTGGCCATCAATGCCACCATGAATGCCGCGGCCCGCTCGCTGGAAGTGTTGACGGCACCGCCCGCGCTGCCCTGGGAGGCCTGGACCGAAGCCGCCCACGCGGACTATGAAGCCAACCTCGTGCCACAGGCCCTGCCCGGCGAGATCGACATGCCGGCCATCGTGGCAAGCCTGCAGAAGCACCTGCCGGCCGACGCGGTGCTGACCAACGGCGCCGGCAACTTCGCCAGCTGGATCCACCGCTTCTTCCGCCACCATGGGCTGGCCAAGGGCTTCAAGACGCAGCTGGCGCCCACGGTGGGGGCCATGGGCTACGGCGTGCCGGCCGGCATTGCCGCCAACCTGGCGACGGGACGCACCGCCTTCACCATCGCTGGCGATGGCGACTTCCTGATGAACGGGCAGGAGCTGGCTACGGCCGTGCAGCATGGGGGCAAGAGCATCATCGTGTTGCTGAACAATGGCATGTACGGCACCATCCGCATGCACCAGGAGCGCGAGTACCCGCAGCACGTGAGCGGCTCGCAGCTGAGCAATCCCGACTTCGCGGCACTCGCGCGCGCCTATGGCTATGCGGGGGTGCGCATCAGCCGCACCGCCGAGTTCGAGCCCGAGCTGCTGGCCGCCCTGGCCCGCGACGGCGGTACGCTGATCGAGGTCACGCTGGACCCCGAGGTCATCACCACCCGCGGCACGCTGTCGGCCATCACGCAGGCGGCGCTGCGCAAGAAGTAG
- a CDS encoding TetR family transcriptional regulator, producing MTRDTPPAAEERLRDADRSQNTILAAARDEFAEYGLGGARMDRIAERAGLNKRLIYYYFEDKERLFQSVLEQAYRHIREEERQLKLLDLSPPDAVRRLVEFTWNYYLEHPEFLTLLNSANLHRARHLDESPRVRELNSPLIATLGEVLERGRKDGSFRGGIDPVQLYVSIAGLSYFYLSNNFTLSAIFGRDLMAPKARSERLSHMSEVILGYVLRS from the coding sequence ATGACCCGAGACACACCTCCCGCCGCGGAAGAGCGCCTGCGCGATGCGGACCGATCACAGAACACCATCTTAGCGGCCGCCCGCGATGAGTTTGCCGAGTACGGCCTGGGCGGCGCGCGCATGGACCGCATTGCCGAACGCGCAGGCCTGAACAAGCGCCTGATCTACTACTACTTCGAGGACAAGGAGCGCCTCTTCCAGTCCGTGCTGGAGCAGGCCTACCGCCACATCCGCGAGGAGGAGCGCCAGCTCAAGCTGCTCGACCTGTCTCCGCCCGACGCGGTGCGCCGGCTGGTGGAGTTCACCTGGAACTACTACCTGGAGCACCCCGAGTTCCTCACCCTGCTCAACAGCGCCAACCTGCACCGCGCGCGCCACCTGGACGAGTCGCCACGGGTGCGCGAACTCAACTCCCCGCTGATCGCCACGCTGGGCGAGGTGCTGGAGCGCGGCCGCAAGGACGGCAGCTTTCGCGGCGGCATCGACCCGGTGCAACTGTATGTGTCGATTGCCGGGCTGTCGTACTTCTACCTGTCGAACAACTTCACGCTGTCGGCCATCTTCGGGCGCGACCTCATGGCGCCCAAGGCACGCAGCGAGCGGCTGTCCCACATGAGCGAAGTGATCCTAGGGTATGTACTTAGAAGCTGA
- a CDS encoding SWIB/MDM2 domain-containing protein — MATAKKAPAKKAPAKKAAPAKKVAAKKAAPAKKVAAKKAPAKKAAPAKKVVAKKAAPAKKAAAKKAPAKKRTPNAAFMKALTPSAALAAVVGSNPLPRTEVVSKLWTYIKKNNLQDKMNKRMVNADAKLKEIFGKAQVSMFEMAGLIGKHVK; from the coding sequence ATGGCAACTGCAAAGAAAGCTCCGGCAAAGAAGGCGCCCGCAAAGAAGGCCGCCCCAGCCAAGAAAGTAGCAGCGAAGAAGGCTGCGCCCGCGAAGAAGGTCGCCGCCAAAAAGGCTCCTGCCAAGAAGGCCGCTCCGGCCAAGAAGGTAGTCGCCAAGAAGGCAGCGCCGGCCAAGAAGGCTGCTGCCAAGAAGGCCCCGGCAAAGAAGCGCACTCCGAACGCCGCGTTCATGAAGGCCCTGACGCCCAGCGCCGCCCTGGCTGCCGTGGTGGGTTCCAACCCGCTGCCGCGCACCGAGGTGGTCAGCAAGCTGTGGACGTACATCAAGAAGAACAACCTGCAGGACAAGATGAACAAGCGCATGGTCAACGCCGACGCCAAGCTGAAGGAAATCTTCGGCAAGGCCCAGGTGTCCATGTTCGAAATGGCTGGCCTGATCGGCAAGCACGTCAAGTAA